The genomic interval CATCACGCTCGAGTCCAGGTAGTGCTGGAACGCGTGACGCAGGCGGGCCTTCTCCTGGTCCACGGACCGGTAGCCGAGGAACAACACCGCGAACGCGCACGCGCCCACCGTCGCGAGCGGCACCGCCGTGGCGACCTGCACACCCCAACCGAAGAGGAACTGATCCACCGCCGCGTACGCGAACATCAGCAGCGCCACCGTCCCCAGCTTCCACGCGTACCGCACCCGAGGCAGCAGCCGAGCCAGCAGCCACGCCGAGGCCAGCATGAAGCCCATCTCCAGCCAGCGCGCCAGCAGCGGACGCACCAGGAAGTCCCTCCCGAGGATGTTGGAGAGGAACGCGGCGCGCACGAAGACACCGGGCTCGAACTCGCTGAACGGCGTGACGCGCTGATCGAAGTTGCCCGTCAGCGTCAGGCCCACCAGCACGGCCTTGCCGCGCACGGTGGCGGGGTCGAACGTGCCATCCACCACGTCGCCCAGGCTCAGCGTGGGGAAGGCGCTCGCGGGCCCGGGGTAGTTGATCAGCGTGAAGGGCTCGGACTCGGAGATGGGGATGAGCAGGTGCTCACCGGCGCGGCGACGCAGCCGCACGCCCTCCAGCCGTCCGGTATCGGAGTCCACCACGGGCTCCACCGCCTCGGCGTCGAAGTAGGCCGCCGCCGTCTGCACATCGAGCGACGCGAGGAAGCCCCGCGGCCCCTCCAGCTTCGCCAGGATGGGCTGACGGCGCAGCGGGCCGTCCGCATCGGGGACGGTGTTGAAGAACCCGAGCCGCGGGCTGGCGCGCGCGAGTTCCGGGAGCGGGAGCTGAACCGACTGATTGCGCCAACCGGGCACCTGCTCGAAGTCGCGCGCGATGGCGGCCCCGGGGGTGAGCGGGCTGAAGTACTGCCGCAGCAGGTGGGGCTCCAGCAGCGAAGCGCGCGCCTCCTCCTGCGCCGCGAAGCGAGCCCGGTCCTTCGAAGGGTAGATGATGACGCCCTGCACGACGCGCGGCGAACGGGCGAGCGCGGCGGCCAGCGCGGCGTCTCCTCGTGCGGAACTTCGGCGTGACAGTTCCGCCCGGTAGGCCGCGAGCAGGGGGTGCACCCCAGGGGAGCCCTCGGACATCTCGCTGAGCACCTTGTCCAACGAGTGGCCCGCCTCGGTATAGGCACGGGCGGCGTCGTTGGCGTCCTCATCCGCGAAGGCCATGTCCAGGCCCACCGCCGCGGCGCCGGCCTCGCGCAGGTGGTCTACGGCCTGGGCCAGCTTCTCGCGGGGCCAGGGCCACCGCCCGTGGACCTGGACGCTCTTCTCGTCCACGGCGGCCACCAGCACGTCTGGATGCGGCGGGCGCACGCCGCGCAGGTGGAACTGGACGTCCGTGATGCGACCCTCCACCTGGTGCACGAGCCGAGCGACCAGGGGGATGGCGTCCGAGCCCTCGGAGAGCAGGCCGATGGCGGGCGTGGACTCCACCCAGGCGTGCAGGCCACACGCGGCCAGCGCGAGGGCCAACGAGAGCAACTCGAAGCGGCGGCGCGAGAGGTAGGAGTGCATCCCGTCGGACATGGTAGCCGTAAACCCGACACCCGCGCGCCGAGGCCCGAGACAAGGGCCCACGGGCCGGGTAGAAGGCCGCCCCGTGGCGACGACCTACAAGCAGTCCGGAGTAGACATCGAGGCCGGCGACGCGTTCGTCGAGCGCATCAAACCCTATGCCGCGCGCACCATGCGCCCCGAGGTGGTTGCCGGGGTGGGTGGATTCGGCGGTCTCTTCGCCTTGCCGCCCGGCAAGTACCGCGAGCCCGTCCTGGTGGCGGGCACGGACGGCGTGGGCACCAAGCTGAAGGTGGCCTTCCTCGCGGGGCGCCATGGCACGGTGGGCATCGACCTGGTGGCCATGTCGGTGAACGACATCCTCACCTGCGGCGCGGAGCCTCTCTTCTTCCTCGACTATTTCGCGACGGGGCGTCTGGAGGTGGACGCCGCGGCCGAGGTGGTGAAGGGCATCGCGCAGGGCTGCGAACAGGCCGGCTGCACGCTCCTGGGCGGCGAGACGGCGGAGATGCCCGGCTTCTACGCGCGCGGCGAGTACGACGTCGCGGGCTTCTGCGTGGGCGTGGTGGAGCGCTCGGCCATCATCGATGGCAAGAGCGTGCGTCCGGGCGACGCGCTCATCGGGCTCACCTCGTCGGGCCTGCACAGCAACGGCTACTCGCTGGCGCGCAAGGTGCTGCTCGAGGACGCGAAGCTCGCGCTCGACGCGGTGCCCGAGGGGCTGGACCGCCCGCTCGGCGACGCGCTCCTGGAGCCCACGCGCATCTACGTGAAGGATGCGCTCGCGCTCACCCAGGCGGTGAAGGTGAAGGGCATGGCCCACATCACCGGCAGCGGCATCCCGGGCAACCTGCCTCGGTGCCTGCCGGACGGGACGCGCGCGGTGCTGAGCGAGAAGACGTGGGTGAAGCCGCCCATCTTCGACCTCATCGCGAAGACGGGCGCGGTGGCGCGCGACGAGATGTTCAGCACGTTCAACATGGGCCTGGGCCTCATCGTCGTGGTGGCGAAGGAGGACGTGGCCCAGGCGCTGTCCGTGCTCAAGGCGCGGGGAGTCCAGGCGTCCGAGGTGGGGCGCGTGGAAGCCGGCCAGGGCGAGGCGACGGCGGTCATCGACCCATGAGCCAGGGGCGGGCCCGGCTGGGAGTGCTCGTCAGCGGAAGCGGCAGCAACCTCCAGGCGCTGCTCGACGCGTGCGCGCGCGAGGGCTTCCCGGCCGAGGTGGCGTGCGTGGTGTCCAACATCCCCACGGCGTTCGCGCTGGAGCGCGCGCGCAAGGCGGGCGTGCGCGCCGAGGTGGTGGACCACAAGGCCTTCGGCGCCAAGACGGACTTCGAGGGCGCCTTGCGCGACGTGCTGC from Myxococcaceae bacterium JPH2 carries:
- a CDS encoding adenylate/guanylate cyclase domain-containing protein; translation: MSDGMHSYLSRRRFELLSLALALAACGLHAWVESTPAIGLLSEGSDAIPLVARLVHQVEGRITDVQFHLRGVRPPHPDVLVAAVDEKSVQVHGRWPWPREKLAQAVDHLREAGAAAVGLDMAFADEDANDAARAYTEAGHSLDKVLSEMSEGSPGVHPLLAAYRAELSRRSSARGDAALAAALARSPRVVQGVIIYPSKDRARFAAQEEARASLLEPHLLRQYFSPLTPGAAIARDFEQVPGWRNQSVQLPLPELARASPRLGFFNTVPDADGPLRRQPILAKLEGPRGFLASLDVQTAAAYFDAEAVEPVVDSDTGRLEGVRLRRRAGEHLLIPISESEPFTLINYPGPASAFPTLSLGDVVDGTFDPATVRGKAVLVGLTLTGNFDQRVTPFSEFEPGVFVRAAFLSNILGRDFLVRPLLARWLEMGFMLASAWLLARLLPRVRYAWKLGTVALLMFAYAAVDQFLFGWGVQVATAVPLATVGACAFAVLFLGYRSVDQEKARLRHAFQHYLDSSVMEQVLAHPERLKLGGERRELTVLFSDIRGFTTLSEQLTPERLVSLVNEYLTPMTDVVFAHGGTLDKYIGDALMCFWGAPVAQPDHALRACRAALGFLEALQRLNAGWRAAGLPEVDIGVGLSTGPMNVGHMGTHGRFSYTVMGDAVNLGSRLEGLNKEYGTRVLISEQTWLQVREHVTARRLGAVRVKGKHAPVGVYELRALGLPTGKDAEAVAAFEAGVDSFLARDWTRAQERFERVLTLWADDTPSRRFLDAIATFQLQPPGPDWDGVFTATTK
- a CDS encoding phosphoribosylformylglycinamidine cyclo-ligase → MATTYKQSGVDIEAGDAFVERIKPYAARTMRPEVVAGVGGFGGLFALPPGKYREPVLVAGTDGVGTKLKVAFLAGRHGTVGIDLVAMSVNDILTCGAEPLFFLDYFATGRLEVDAAAEVVKGIAQGCEQAGCTLLGGETAEMPGFYARGEYDVAGFCVGVVERSAIIDGKSVRPGDALIGLTSSGLHSNGYSLARKVLLEDAKLALDAVPEGLDRPLGDALLEPTRIYVKDALALTQAVKVKGMAHITGSGIPGNLPRCLPDGTRAVLSEKTWVKPPIFDLIAKTGAVARDEMFSTFNMGLGLIVVVAKEDVAQALSVLKARGVQASEVGRVEAGQGEATAVIDP